In the genome of Hyphobacterium sp. CCMP332, one region contains:
- a CDS encoding biopolymer transporter ExbD, which yields MRKKDRGGAEVNSSSMADIAFLLLVFFLVTTTIASDKGIPMVLPPKSDQQDEVKLKEKNIFKVLINSKDQLLVENEPMETEAIKDAAMKFLNNRGRDPQSSDSPKDAVVSIKADRGTSYEKYLTVLDEVTAAYNQSRADYLGISLEDFLNLDMENSDHKRAYDAARAEYPLQISEAEPTDIGG from the coding sequence ATGAGAAAGAAAGACAGAGGAGGCGCTGAGGTAAACTCCAGTTCTATGGCAGACATAGCATTCCTGCTTTTGGTATTCTTTCTTGTGACAACGACTATTGCCAGTGATAAGGGTATACCAATGGTACTCCCCCCTAAATCCGATCAACAGGATGAAGTAAAACTTAAAGAGAAAAATATCTTTAAAGTTTTGATCAATTCTAAAGATCAGCTTTTAGTTGAGAATGAGCCAATGGAAACCGAAGCGATTAAAGATGCGGCCATGAAATTTCTCAATAACAGAGGAAGAGATCCGCAATCTTCAGATAGCCCAAAAGATGCTGTCGTTTCAATTAAAGCTGACAGAGGTACATCTTATGAGAAGTATCTGACTGTTTTGGATGAGGTAACCGCTGCATATAACCAGTCAAGAGCCGATTATCTGGGTATTTCTCTGGAGGATTTTTTAAATCTGGACATGGAAAACTCCGATCATAAAAGAGCTTATGATGCAGCAAGAGCAGAATATCCGCTTCAAATTTCTGAAGCTGAACCAACAGATATAGGAGGATAA
- a CDS encoding biopolymer transporter ExbD, with amino-acid sequence MSKFKKKASSKQEIPTSALPDIIFMLLFFFMVTTVMRENTIKVEQRIPPASQLKKIERKSLVSYMYVGKPQSYLVDQFGTEPKIQVNDVFIETDEIIQFVEEERNKLDEVERDQMIISLKVDKETKMGIITDIKLELRDANARLLNYSSRLGDVVK; translated from the coding sequence ATGTCAAAGTTTAAGAAAAAGGCAAGTTCAAAACAGGAAATACCGACATCGGCATTGCCCGATATCATTTTCATGCTTTTATTCTTCTTTATGGTGACTACAGTTATGCGTGAAAACACCATTAAAGTTGAACAAAGAATACCTCCTGCTTCTCAGCTAAAGAAAATTGAGAGGAAATCATTGGTAAGCTATATGTATGTGGGTAAACCACAGTCCTATCTCGTTGATCAATTTGGTACCGAGCCTAAAATTCAGGTAAATGATGTCTTTATTGAAACCGACGAAATAATCCAGTTTGTCGAAGAAGAAAGAAATAAACTGGATGAAGTTGAAAGGGATCAAATGATCATTTCACTGAAAGTGGATAAGGAAACGAAGATGGGAATAATTACAGACATCAAGTTGGAATTGAGAGATGCCAATGCCAGACTCTTGAATTATTCTTCGAGACTGGGAGATGTTGTGAAGTAA
- a CDS encoding PP2C family protein-serine/threonine phosphatase produces MEELSRKLIIQELEINSLFEISKSINENKSVDELYRIYEHALKSHLKIKRLALFVEDEAWICKVNFGTRENFEGEEIHPKVLDIKEECQILKNVISEAYNGFQLVCPIRHDKHIIAYLLLGGMYDKGKIAIEIDIPFVRTFTNLIVVAIENRRLAQEAIKQEAVKKELEIANRVQSNLFPEFLPTNGKLTVEARNIPHQSIGGDYYDYVPFNEGFFLCVADVSGKGVPAALLMSNFQAAFRTLVRQTKDLKKIIHELNRLLIQNAKAELFVTFFLFKFDESKKLIEYVNAGHNPGLLMAEGTVNELTAGTTVLGAFDKLPFMNYEEIKANKFKLILFSDGVSETENEDGVHFGEDSIIKILKKSSSKSAKVICDTILEELDHFRKKMPFNDDLTLVVCDKT; encoded by the coding sequence ATGGAAGAATTAAGTCGAAAACTCATAATACAGGAACTCGAGATTAACTCTCTGTTTGAGATCAGTAAATCTATCAATGAAAACAAGTCAGTTGATGAACTCTATAGAATTTATGAACATGCCCTTAAATCACATTTGAAAATTAAGCGTCTTGCTTTGTTTGTGGAAGACGAAGCCTGGATTTGCAAGGTAAATTTTGGCACCAGAGAGAACTTTGAGGGCGAAGAAATTCATCCGAAAGTATTGGACATCAAAGAAGAATGTCAGATTCTGAAAAATGTAATTTCTGAAGCTTATAATGGATTTCAACTCGTTTGCCCTATTCGTCACGATAAGCACATAATCGCTTATTTACTTTTAGGAGGAATGTACGATAAAGGTAAAATAGCGATTGAAATAGACATTCCTTTTGTACGCACATTTACAAATCTAATTGTAGTGGCAATAGAAAACCGAAGATTGGCACAAGAGGCCATAAAACAGGAAGCCGTAAAAAAGGAATTAGAGATAGCCAATCGTGTTCAATCCAATTTGTTCCCCGAATTTTTACCTACCAATGGCAAATTGACGGTCGAAGCCAGAAATATTCCTCATCAAAGCATTGGTGGAGATTATTACGATTATGTTCCATTTAATGAAGGCTTCTTTTTATGTGTGGCCGATGTCTCTGGAAAGGGTGTACCTGCAGCACTCTTAATGTCTAATTTTCAGGCGGCATTCAGAACTCTGGTCCGGCAAACCAAAGATCTCAAGAAGATTATTCATGAACTAAATCGATTGCTGATACAGAACGCCAAGGCGGAACTCTTTGTCACCTTCTTTTTATTCAAATTTGATGAATCAAAAAAATTAATTGAATACGTCAATGCAGGTCATAATCCAGGATTGTTGATGGCAGAAGGCACAGTTAATGAACTGACTGCCGGAACCACTGTGCTTGGAGCTTTCGATAAACTGCCCTTCATGAATTACGAGGAAATTAAAGCGAATAAATTCAAATTGATATTATTTTCCGATGGGGTAAGTGAAACAGAAAATGAAGACGGCGTGCATTTTGGAGAAGACAGTATCATTAAAATTCTTAAGAAATCCAGCTCAAAATCGGCCAAGGTAATTTGCGATACGATTTTAGAAGAACTCGATCATTTTAGAAAAAAGATGCCATTTAATGATGATCTGACTTTGGTTGTTTGCGATAAAACATGA
- a CDS encoding asparaginase → MFREITVDQHGLKSDSKLLLIYTGGTLGMLAREKEGSMEALNFEEILEFIPELKKLNCEISISALEKPIDSSDMTPSYWILFGEHIYKHYNDYDGFVIIHGTDTMAYTAAALSFMFENLDKPIILTGSQMPLGLNRSDARNNLITSLEIAGLKRNSKPLITEVCVFFNNLLLRGTRAKKIESDHFDAFHSENFPELAEAGVEIEVHEHYLWKTLNDGKLKFRNKFSSDVINWKIFPGMRIGGISDVYLNAGFKGIIIETFGSGNAPTNKKFLDEIKKLINEGVYIYNVSQCLGGSVKQGRYATSKKLDDFGVISGKDITSEAAIVKMMYILENFEEEGDIRHLLESSLRGELTI, encoded by the coding sequence ATGTTCAGGGAAATAACAGTTGATCAACATGGCCTAAAGAGTGATAGTAAATTACTCTTAATTTATACCGGCGGTACTTTGGGTATGTTGGCCAGGGAAAAAGAGGGATCCATGGAAGCCCTGAATTTCGAAGAAATACTGGAATTTATTCCTGAATTAAAAAAGTTGAATTGCGAAATATCCATTTCTGCATTGGAGAAGCCCATCGATTCTTCGGATATGACCCCATCTTATTGGATATTATTTGGTGAGCATATTTATAAGCATTACAATGATTACGATGGTTTTGTAATTATTCACGGTACGGATACTATGGCTTATACCGCCGCTGCATTGAGCTTTATGTTCGAAAATCTTGATAAACCAATAATTCTAACCGGTTCACAAATGCCATTGGGATTAAATCGTTCGGATGCGAGAAATAATTTAATCACATCTCTTGAAATAGCAGGGTTAAAACGAAACTCTAAACCACTTATAACTGAGGTTTGCGTGTTTTTCAACAATTTATTGTTAAGAGGAACAAGAGCCAAAAAAATTGAGAGCGATCATTTTGACGCTTTTCATTCAGAGAATTTTCCCGAACTGGCCGAAGCAGGAGTTGAAATTGAAGTGCATGAGCACTATTTATGGAAAACATTGAATGATGGCAAGTTAAAATTCAGAAATAAATTCTCATCTGATGTGATCAATTGGAAAATATTCCCGGGAATGCGAATTGGAGGCATATCTGATGTTTATCTTAATGCAGGTTTTAAGGGTATTATCATTGAAACCTTTGGTTCAGGCAATGCTCCAACCAATAAGAAGTTTTTAGATGAAATTAAAAAGCTTATCAATGAAGGCGTCTACATTTACAATGTTTCTCAATGTTTGGGAGGCAGTGTAAAGCAGGGCCGATATGCAACAAGCAAGAAATTGGATGATTTTGGCGTTATAAGCGGAAAAGACATCACATCGGAGGCAGCCATAGTAAAAATGATGTACATTTTGGAGAATTTTGAAGAAGAAGGTGATATACGCCATTTGCTGGAATCTTCGCTTCGCGGCGAATTGACAATTTGA
- a CDS encoding MotA/TolQ/ExbB proton channel family protein encodes MKKLINTLMLIALMAFQAPLLMAQDADAETGDETEMTSDTTEADTAAMEEAEPVEEAAPLPTVEESEPIEEESTFHQRVKEKFIEGGWEFMGIVLLCLILGLAISIERIITLNLATTNTKKLLDEVEDALNSGGVEEAKKICASHRGPVASIFSQGLLRISEGIEMVEKSIISYGSVEMGRLERGLVWISLFISLAPMLGFMGTVIGMIEAFDSIQAAGDISPQVVAGGIKVALLTTVGGLIVAVILQLFYNYNVAKIDSLVNQMEDSSIAFIDLLVKHNLDK; translated from the coding sequence ATGAAAAAGCTAATCAATACCTTGATGCTTATTGCTTTAATGGCCTTTCAGGCTCCTCTTCTTATGGCGCAGGATGCCGATGCTGAGACAGGAGATGAAACAGAAATGACTTCAGATACAACAGAGGCGGACACTGCCGCAATGGAGGAAGCTGAACCTGTTGAAGAAGCAGCCCCACTTCCTACGGTTGAAGAATCTGAGCCAATAGAAGAAGAATCTACTTTTCACCAAAGAGTAAAAGAAAAATTTATTGAAGGTGGATGGGAGTTTATGGGGATCGTTCTTCTGTGTTTGATTCTGGGATTAGCCATTTCAATTGAAAGAATTATCACATTAAACCTGGCAACGACCAATACTAAAAAATTATTGGATGAAGTTGAGGATGCCCTTAACAGCGGTGGCGTTGAAGAAGCTAAAAAAATATGTGCTTCTCACCGAGGTCCTGTTGCTTCTATATTTTCTCAGGGATTATTGAGAATTTCTGAAGGTATAGAAATGGTAGAAAAATCCATTATCTCTTACGGTTCCGTGGAAATGGGAAGACTAGAAAGAGGCTTGGTTTGGATATCTTTATTTATCTCACTTGCACCAATGTTGGGATTCATGGGTACTGTAATTGGTATGATTGAGGCTTTTGATTCTATTCAGGCTGCCGGTGATATTTCACCTCAGGTAGTAGCTGGTGGTATTAAAGTGGCCCTCCTTACAACAGTGGGTGGTTTGATTGTAGCTGTAATTCTTCAATTGTTTTACAATTACAATGTGGCCAAAATTGACTCATTGGTAAATCAAATGGAAGATTCTTCCATTGCATTTATTGATTTGTTGGTAAAACATAATTTAGACAAGTAA
- a CDS encoding polysaccharide deacetylase family protein, producing MIFPFKTPFFIQMIFPALVWKINTKEKIIYLTFDDGPVEEVTPFVLDELKQVNAKATFFCIGDNIRKHPHIYHRINAEGHITANHTFNHLSGWKTDNREYFENINKCESYLKQNQKLFRPPYGKLTFAQMRKLKQNYKIIMWDVLSGDFEKKLDSEMCLESCIKKTSQGSIVVFHDSFKAFPILKEVLPKYLKHFNELGYKFEAIQL from the coding sequence ATGATTTTCCCCTTTAAAACACCCTTTTTTATCCAAATGATTTTCCCCGCTCTGGTTTGGAAAATTAATACGAAAGAAAAAATCATCTATCTCACATTTGACGATGGCCCTGTGGAAGAAGTCACCCCATTTGTACTTGATGAGCTAAAACAAGTAAATGCCAAAGCCACTTTTTTTTGTATTGGAGATAATATCCGAAAACACCCACATATTTACCATAGAATAAATGCCGAAGGCCATATTACTGCCAATCATACATTTAATCATTTATCCGGTTGGAAAACAGATAATCGTGAATATTTTGAAAATATAAACAAATGTGAATCCTATCTTAAACAAAATCAAAAACTGTTTAGACCTCCCTATGGCAAACTGACATTTGCTCAGATGAGAAAACTAAAACAGAACTATAAGATTATCATGTGGGATGTACTCTCCGGTGATTTTGAAAAAAAACTTGATTCTGAAATGTGTTTGGAATCCTGTATAAAAAAAACAAGTCAGGGTTCTATTGTTGTTTTCCATGATAGTTTTAAAGCTTTTCCAATTCTAAAAGAGGTATTACCTAAGTATTTAAAGCACTTTAATGAATTGGGTTATAAATTTGAAGCCATTCAATTATGA
- a CDS encoding TatD family hydrolase, which yields MIDSHAHIYLDQFDEDQNEMIERAQKVGVSKIYMPNIDSSSIDRMLKTEDKYKAYCIPMMGLHPCSVKSNFEEELKIVENHLSNRKWSAIGEIGLDLFWDKSTLEIQIEALKIQIEWARQYNLPIVLHCRDAFDELFNVLHEVGTDNLKGVFHCFTGDEKELNTINELDFYIGIGGVFTYKKQNLTNIIHKAKRNRILLETDSPYLAPVPKRGKRNEPSYLEFIKMRLAEVLKMESNELEDLSSNNCIDFFNY from the coding sequence ATGATTGACTCTCACGCGCATATTTATCTCGATCAGTTTGATGAAGATCAAAATGAAATGATTGAAAGAGCCCAAAAAGTGGGTGTTTCAAAAATTTATATGCCAAATATTGATTCTTCATCAATCGACAGAATGCTGAAAACAGAAGATAAGTATAAAGCGTATTGTATTCCAATGATGGGCTTACACCCCTGTTCTGTTAAAAGTAATTTCGAAGAAGAATTAAAAATTGTAGAAAATCATTTATCCAATCGTAAATGGTCTGCCATCGGTGAAATCGGATTGGATTTATTCTGGGATAAAAGTACTCTTGAGATACAAATTGAAGCATTAAAAATTCAGATTGAATGGGCCAGGCAATACAATTTGCCTATTGTACTTCATTGCCGGGATGCATTTGATGAATTATTTAATGTACTTCATGAAGTTGGTACTGATAATCTCAAAGGCGTATTTCATTGTTTTACCGGAGATGAAAAGGAACTCAATACTATCAATGAACTGGATTTTTACATAGGTATAGGTGGTGTTTTTACATATAAAAAGCAAAATTTGACCAATATTATACATAAAGCGAAAAGAAATAGAATTCTTCTTGAAACGGATAGTCCTTATCTTGCTCCAGTACCGAAAAGAGGAAAACGAAACGAACCTTCTTATCTTGAATTTATAAAAATGAGATTGGCAGAGGTATTGAAAATGGAATCAAATGAACTTGAAGATCTCAGTTCAAATAATTGTATAGACTTTTTTAATTACTAA